A region of the Stieleria neptunia genome:
AACTTCAAATCGACGGCTTCACCCGCCGCGATCCATTTCCGTTCATCTTCAGCAAGTTTCGCAAACCATGCATTTGCGTCGGCTTGCTCCTTACGAAAATCTTCCGCTACTAGCTTTTCGCTAACTTCCACCCTGGCTCCTTGGTTTAGCGATTGCAGCGACCATGAGATGGCGCGGCTAGCCAACGCGTTGTAGTCTCGCTTTGCCGCTTCGTCTTGGACATTTTGCGCGGCGCTGGAGTAGGCGCGAAAGGCAAGCTGATCTGCCGAATGTGCTTGCTGAAGATCACCCAGTGCTTCCAGCAGAATCGGCGATTTGTGCTGGGAGAACCGCATCATCCCGAGGATGCCTTTCGTCGCTTCTTGCAACTCCTCCGTGGAAAGAAATTTGTTTGGATCTCCATGCAACTCGTTTCGCAAGAAAGTGTAGAAGGTTCGCTTCGCATGGAGCGGGTAATCGTGGTCCTCTTGAAGCCGTCCTCGCCCAAGTGGCAACTTCAGGCCATCATCCGTTGTGCAGCTGAGGACGTACTTTACCAAGATGACTTGGTACTTCTCGCGACCGAAGTGTGCGTCCGGATTCACCTCAATTGCCCGTTCGATCCACTTCAAGCCTTCGGTCAATTGACCGTCGTGAATGTAAATCGTTCCCAAGTTGGCTAGCGACTCGTAGCGATCTGGGTTTCGTTCCAGTTGTTTCCTAACAACTGCGATCCCTTCGTCATAGCGTTTCAATTTCTCCAGTGAAACGGCCACGTCATCCAACATCAGGTCGTTTTCAGGATCCGATTCCAGCTTTTCCAGCCGATCCTTCAATCGCCATTCGTAGTATGCAAGAGTGTGCCTGGGGAACTTGCCAAGAATGATCTCTAGCGCAGTCGGAAACCGCGAACGTTCCTCAAGCAAGGTCTCGGTGTCCCAGTCACAGGCGCGAGAACACGTCGCTGCAAACACTACGACTAGCAGGCCTGCGAGAGTGCATTCCCAGTGATTCATGTCACGGTTCCCTGATGATTGAGTGCCCAAACGACCATTCCCAACAGGCCCAAAACTGCGTGGATTCCTGCCTCTGCACGTTTCCAAACGGGTTGGCCGTGACAGTGGGCAAGAGCTGAACTTTCATGTCATCGAATGGAATTCGAAGAAGTCTCAATGTGGTTGAAATCTCAATTTGTATAGTCCTACCGCTCGTAGTGCCGGTCGGACGAAAACTGAGCCTAGCACAATCGCTACCAGCACAGGGACGGCGAGGCGTTTTTGACCAGCTTTCCCCAGTAGACGCGTGAATGCAGGATGATCGTGTTCGGCTTGATGGTCGTGGCCCTGCCCCAATTCTTCCATGCCGGGCAGAGCAAGACCAACGGGGTGCTTTCCGACTGGATGTTCATGGCGACCGCCCCGCCGCGGGAGCTACCGACGACAACATCGGGTGGATGTCGATTGTACTCGGCTTGGGCGGTGCGTACGGCAGCGTCAAAGTCATCGTCATCCAGAGCCGGATTGATGACCTCGTGCCCGGCGTCCTTCAGGAACGTCGGTTTCACACCGCCAACGACGCTGTTCCAGCCGTGGAGGAAAAGGATCTTCATGATGTCTTGGTCCAATGGCCCGAACAATGCCGCGCTCCTCAAACAATGGGTTTTGGAAGGCCGTAGGGTGGACGTCCTTGGAGCAATGTCTGAATGTATCTGATTTCTTTTTGCACGGGGGCTGCCCGCCGGGATGTAGCTCCCAAGTCGTCCAGGTGATTTCGTGATCGGTGGCGATCCGCACGGCAGTGCGGTGGGACCTTCGGAGATGAGTGATTCGGTACACGGAGTAGGTCGTGGGAACCGAGACGTTTTGGCCGGTACCTGCCAGAAACGAAGGGGTGAGCCATGCCCGTTTCAGTGCTCGGGATTTTCGAAGCGTCCAATCGTAGATTCTGCGCTCGACCCAAAAAAATTCTCGGAAAGCGCGCAGGATTGACCTGGAATGCGGTCAGTAGTTGGCATCACGGGAACTTGCTACTACCAACCTTCGGAGAATACCATGGCATCGTCACGTCTCAAGCGATCCCGAATCCAGATTGAAAACCTCGAAAATCGCATCGTGATGACCGGGATCAGCGTCGCTCAGCCGCCCCTCATCGAACTCGACACGGCCGCAGCTGACATCACCGACGTGTACTTCTTTGCGATCAGCAGTGCCGGCGATCGGTCGAGCGGATCGCCATTCGGCCAGGGGCCGGCCATCAAAGGCGATGTGCCTGCCGCGTCGACGCCGATCGAACCCGGCGACGTGGACGCGATCCTGGCATCGCAAGTGGACTTTTCGCGTCACTTCGAGACCGCGTCGAATGCCAACAGCGCAAGCGCCGTGCTGCATCCCGGTGCATCGACCGACATGACCACGGGCAACGCGGCAGCCGAGCAAC
Encoded here:
- a CDS encoding alpha/beta fold hydrolase → MKILFLHGWNSVVGGVKPTFLKDAGHEVINPALDDDDFDAAVRTAQAEYNRHPPDVVVGSSRGGAVAMNIQSESTPLVLLCPAWKNWGRATTIKPNTIILHSRVYWGKLVKNASPSLCW